GAGCACCGAGAAATGCGCGACGTGGGCCGGATTGGTGTTGGAGAAGGCATCGAGCGGCATCCGCTCCGAGGCCGCCGCGAGCAGGCGCGCAATCCCCGGCATCTCGCCGGTGAAGATCGCATTCCAGCCTTCCAGGAACTGCGCGTCGGTGATCTCGATGCCGAGCGTCCGGCGCAGGTTTGCGAAGAACGCCGCGTCGTCGATCCGGCCGATCTCGTGATGCTTGAAGCTGTCGTCGACCACAAAGCGCGTGGCGAGGTCGGCCGGCGCGCAGCCGGCTTGCTGCGCCCAGTGCGCCATCGCCTTCTCGAAGTTGATGTCGAGCACGACGCGGCCGATATCGAACAGCAGCACGTCGACGGAATCGGGAGAGAGTTGCGAGGTCATTGCGTGGAACCGTGTACGAAAATTGCAGGCGGCCGGCAATGTCCTCGATTTGTGCGGCAGGCATGCGACGGAGCGAGATGCTGTCGTCCCGGCGAGAGCAGGGACCCATGACCTCAGGAGTGTATTGTCAAAGAGGGCTGTGGCCCCAGCGTCGCACAACAATCGGCATTTGTGATTGTGGGTCCCAGCCTGCGCCGGAACGACACGCAATGCGTTGCACCGGTTGGGACCTTACGGGCTTTTGGTGCGCAGCGACTTGCCGGCTGCCGGGCGCACCTCTCACATCCTGGAAAGCGCCAGGCCGAGGTAGGCGATCAGCGCGCCGGTGCTGAGGATGATGACGACAAGCGCCTGCTCCGAACGTGCTTGCAGGGTTTTTCGGGTCACGGCGATGACGCTCCATCCTTCAACATCATGCTGTCCAACTCACGTCGGTTGGCATCCGTTCCGGTTCCTGCCCGGGAACTTTCGTCAGTGTGTCTGCGCCGCGGTCGTGTCTCGTTGCAGGCCAGAAACGATCAACGCCGCCCGCATTGAAATACGACGGACGGAGTTGGTTCTAGCCCCAGGAGGAATGGCAAAATCCTGACGTGATGGATACGGGCGAGAGAGCAATGAGGTTCAGTCTTCGGCTCCGTACGATTCCGGTACTCCCAACGAGCAAGGGAAAGTGTCGGGGCAAGGTCTAGGATTGCGTGACCAAGTTGCTCTGGCCTCAGCGTGTACCCCCTCGCTGGGGCCTTTCTTTGAGCGCCTGCGATGAGTGCGGCTGGCAATGCGAGCCGGCTCCCGCCGCGGGCCTACCGTTCGCCGAGATCGATCTGCGTCAGGATGCCCTGCCGCAGCGCGAGGCGGACCAGCTCGATATCCGTGCCGACGCCAAGCTTGTCCTTGATCAGGGAATGCAGGTTCGCGACCGTCTTGGGGCTGAGGTGCAGCGCCTCGGCGATCTCGTCGGTGGTCTTCTCCGCGAGCAGCATGCGCAGCACCTCGAATTCCCGCGCGGTCAGCAGATCCGCTGCCGCGGTCTCGCCGGCGAGGCGGCTGAGCGCGAGCTCGTGGTCGATGTCCGGACTGATCGCGATCCTGCCCGCCAGCGCATCCATCACCGCGTGCACCAGCGTCTCCGGCGGGCTGGTCTTGGTGACATAGCCGCTGGCGCCGGCGCGGATCGCCTGCACGGCAAAGGCCGCGTTCTGGTGCATGGTGAACACCAGGATCCTTGCCCGCTTGTCCCACTGCCTGAGGCGCCGGATCGCCTCGATGCCGCCGATGCCGGGCATCGACAGATCCATGATGACGAGGTCGGGTCCGGTCTCCTTGTAGAGGCGGTAGGCCTCGACCCCGTCGGAGGCCTCGGCGACGACCGAGAGGCCGGGCTGCTTCTGCAGCATCGCCCGGTAGCCCTCCCGAACGACGGCGTGATCGTCGACCAGCATGATGGTTCGCGCCGTCGTGCTCATGCCGCGCGTTCCACGGGGGCGGTGTCCGGACCGGTGACGACGGGAACGGTGACGCGGAGCGACGAGCCATTGGGCTGACCGGCCGCGAAGCTCAGCCGCCCGCCCAGCGCCGCGACCCGCTCGCGCATGCCGAGCAGGCCCATGCCGGACTTGAACTGGGGGTCACTCGGCCCGCCATCATCGTCGATCGCGAGCACGATCTCGCTATCGCCGCCGTCCGAAGTCGCCTCGCGCATCTGCAGCCGCAGCAACACGCGCGTGGCGCCGGCGTGCTTGGCTGCGTTGGTGAGCGCCTCCTGCACGATGCGGTAGAGGTTAGCGCCGGCAGAGGCGGGGATGCGTTCGAACGATCCCGACATGGCGATCTCGAACCGCGGCTGTCCGCGGCTACGGCCGTTCCAGCCGGCGATCAGGCCCTCCAGGCTGGCCGCCAGTCCAAGTTCGTCGACATCGGGCGGGCGCAACCTGAACAGGGCGCCGCGCAACGTCTCCATCATGTCGGTCGCGGTCCGCGCGATGCCGTCGCATTCGGCGAGCAGCGGCGGGCAATCCTGCGCCGCGGTCAGGCGCGCCGATGCGGCGAGCGCGCGGATCGCCGCCAGCGACTGCCCGAACTCGTCGTGCAGCTCGCGCGCAAGATGCCGCCGTTCCTCGTCCTGCACCACGATCAGTTTCTGCGTCAGCGCATTGCGGTCGGAGAGCGCGGCAGCGAGGCGCTCGGCGAGCTGGTTGAAGACGTCGCCGATCGCCGACAATTCCGCGAGGTCGAACGGCGGCAGGCGCGCGGCGAGGTCGCCGGCGGCGATCCGCTCGAGCCCGTCGCGGATCAGCCGCGTCGGACGCAGCGCGCGCGACAGCGCCGCATAGACCAGCGCGCAGAGCAGCGGCAGCGCGATCATGAGCACCGCCATCAGGCGGCCGGCATCGTGCCAGGCTTGCGCGGTCAGCACGGCCGGATCGACCCAGACCACGGCTTCGCCGATCGCCTGACCGCGCGACAGCACCGGGCGCACGGCCTCGCGGCCGGGATCGAACAGGCGGCGATAGAGCGCTGCGAAGGCCTGCGGCGGCGCAGCCGTATCGGTCTGCGTGCCGCCGCAGAAGCGCTGGCTGATCTCGCCGCTGTTGCTGCGAAAGGCGAGGCACAGGCCCGGCGCCATGACCGAGCCGGCAACGCTGTCGAGATCGGGGAATTCGGAGCGCGGATTGTTCAGCCATTGGATCTTGCTCTGCTGCAACTCCAGCGTCCTGGCGGCGACATCGGCAACGGCAGCGATCCTGGCGCGCACCGAGCGGTCGGCATCGATCAGGAAGTAGCCGGAGATGGCTGCAAAGCAGAGCAGCGCCACCGCCGCGACGCGCAACGTCAGCCGCAGCTTCAGATCGCTTCCGGACCAGTTCCACATCGGCGTATCCTCAGAGGTCGCAGACGAGCCTCGGCGCCCAGTTCGCGGGCAAGGCCGTCACGCCCATTAAACGGCAGAACACAAGCGTCGAGAAGCGTCGCCTTGAGTGCGGACCACGGTCGTGAGATTTTCCCGGCTCCGGCCGGGAGGCGCTCCGCTGCGGCGCGGATGCCGGCCAGCCTAGGCTGCGATCGAACCGACCGCGCCAGCAGCCAAAGGTCCAGATCATGCGCCAGTCCCGCCTCGTTTTGCACGCCCTCGCGTTGATCGGCCTTCTGGCCGGACCTTGTCCGCTGCGCGCTGAAACCGGCGCCGCGGCGGCATCCCCGCTGGGCGTCAGCATCGATGATTTCAGCTATGTCGACACCTCGGGCGAGGTGATCGACCAGACCGCCGCGCATCAGAAGCGGCTCGATGCGTTCATGGCTGCGCTGCGTGCCGATGTCGCCGCGGAGCCGCGCTATCGCCTGGTCGCGCCCACGGCGCCCGCAGGTGAGGCCCGGATCAAGGTGGTCGGCGGCGTGCAGAAGATGAGCACGCTGATCCAGTGGGCCAAGGTCGCGGTCATCGATGCCGAAGCGAGCCGTGTGCTGTACGAAAAGCTCTATACGTTCCGCGGCGACAATGACGAAGCATGGGACCACGCGCGGATGTTCGTGTCGCGCGAGGTGCGCGCCGTGCTCGCCGCCGCGCTGCCGGCGGCACAGACCGCCGCCGTGGCGCCGATCGGGCTCGCGGTGTTCGAATTCGAGCTCGAGGACAATTCCGCGGCACCGTCGTCCGGCCTTGCCGGCTCGGACGCCGCCACTCTGGCCGACGTTACAAGGGGCGTCCGCGACCGGCTTGCGCAGTCGGGCCGCTACCGCCTGGTCGACACCGGTGGCGCAACCGCCGGGCCCGTCAAGGCGCGGGCGCTGCGCGACTGCGACGGCTGCGAGGCGGCGATCGCACAAAAGCTCGGCGCCGACCAATCGCTGATCGGCGTGATCAGGCGGGTCAGCCGGACCGAATACACGGTCGGCTTCCAGGTGCGCGACGCCCGCAGCGGCGCGGTCGTCTCACGCGGCGACAGCGGCTTGCGGATGGGCGCCGATTATTCCTGGACCCGCGGCGCGGTCCACCTCGTCGGAGACCGCCTGCTCGAGGGCGGGACGCAACATTAGCGATCCGGGTGCGGAGGCCGCGTGGTTGCGGTCACAAGCTCGGCAAGCGGACCATAGCAAACCGCGATAGCTGATAGACCCATCGTCTTCTATCGCCGGGCCTGTGTGTGGGCTATCACCGCCATCCGATCACCGCACAGGAGCCGCCGATGCGTTTGCCCGCCGTCCTTTTCGCTCTCGCGCTCGCCGCAAGCCCCGTGGCAGCCGAGGAGCCGTCGGGCACGCTGCAGAAGATCAAGGAGACGAAGAAGGTCACGCTGGGCTTTCAGGAGGCCTCCGTTCCCTTCAGCTATCTCGATGACAATCAGCGCCCGATCGGCTTCGCGCTCGATATCTGCCTCAGGATCGTCGATGCCGTGAAGAAGGAGCTCGGCATGCCCGACATTGCCGTCGACTATCTCCCGGTGACCTCGTCGAACCGCATCCCGCTGATGGTCAACGGCACGATCGACCTGCACTGCTCGGCGACCACCAACAGCGCCGAGCGCCAGAAGCAGGTGACCTTCACCAACTCGCACTTCCTGAGCGCGACGCGCTTCGCCGCCAAGAAATCATCCGGCATCAACACCATCGACGACCTCAAGGGCAAATCGGTGACCGCCGTTGCCGGCTCGGTGAACCTCACGCAACTCATCAAGGTCAACACCGAACGCAAGCTCGGCATCAACGTCCTGCCGGCCAAGGACCAGGCCGAGGCGTTCCTGATGCTGGAGACCGATCGCGCCCAGGCCTACGCGCTCGACGACGTCCAGCTTGCCGTGGCGATCGCGCGGTCCAAGCAACCTGCGCTCTACATGATCAGCGAGGAGGCCTTCTCGAAGGCCGAGCCGTTCGGAATCATGCTGCGCCGGGAGGACGCGCCGTTCAAGGCGCTCGCCGATCGTGCCACGGCCGAGCTCTACAAGAGCCCGGAGATCGAGGTCATGTACAGGAAGTGGCTGGAGCAGCCGACCCCGCCGAACGGCATCAACTACAACGTGGCGATGTCGCCCGCGCTGCGCAACGCGTTCGCCCATCCGAGCTCGAGCTTCGATCCTGATGTGTACGAGGTTGCGAAGTAACGCGGCTGTCGTCGTCCGATATGGATTTCCGTGCCGAACGGCCAATCCTTGGAACGGCTTTTCGCGCGCGCGGCGAAAAACGAAATAGCGTCTCATATACATCGGCGATTTTTCTCCTAAGCTTGCGGCAGTTTGTGACTGCTGATCAGGAGCCTAACGCCGGTGACTACGCCCCCTCTCTCTCGACGTTCCGCGCTCGGCGTTCTCGCCGGAAGTCTGGTTGCTGGCAATGCGCGCGCGCAAACCGGGGCGGGCGCAGGTCCCGACCTCGGCGGCGTCACCTTGCGGGTGGCGTACTACAAGGGCGGCTGGCGTCCGCTGCTGCAGGCGGCCGGCGAGGACAAGACGCCCTACCGGATCGAATGGAAGGAGCTCAACAACGGCGTGCTCCACATCGAGGCGCTGAACGGCGACGCGCTCGATGTCGGCTCGGGCAGCGAGATTCCGGCGATGTTCGCCGCGCGCCAGAACGCCAAGGTGCGCTTCATCGCCGTTACCCATGAGGATCTCAACATCCAGGTCACGGTGGCGGCGAAGGACGCGCCGATCCATTCGATCGCTGACCTCAAGGGCAAGCGCGTCGGCTATGTGCGCGCGACCACGGCGCATTACTTCCTTGCCAAGCAACTCGAGGAGGCAGGCCTTGCGTTCAGCGATATCGAGGCGATCAATCTGACGCCGTCGGACGGCTACTCGGCGTTCGCCTCCGGCAAGCTCGATGCCTGGGCGATCTACGGCTACAACGGGCAGCTCGCTATCGCGAAGCAGGGCGCGCGGCTGCTCAAGACCGGCGTCGGCTATCTCTCGGGTAATTTCCCGATCTACGCCAATCCGAAGGCGGTCGACGATCCGCTGCGCCACGCGGCCGTCAGCGATTTCCTGCTGCGGATCCAGCGCGCCTATGCGTTCGCCAACAAGAACTTTCCGCTCTATGCGGCGGCGCAGGTGGCCGAAACCCATCTGCCGCTGCAGGACATTCTCGACCAGTTCGCGCGTCGCAGCGACGACTTCTCGCTCGCCGGCGTCAGCCCCGACGTGCCGGAGACCCACCAGAAGGTCGCCGACACCTTCCTCAAGCTCGGTGTGCTCGACGCGCGCGCCGAGGTCGGAAAATTCTGGGATACGAGCTTCAACGACGCGATCGCCGCGGGCGCTGCGAGGCTTGCGCGGAGTTGACGGCGGCCGGCGGGTTACGCTTCGCGAACCCGCTCCCCGTGCTGTATGGTCGTCCTCGCTGACGGCGAGGCGCAGCCCCCTGCGCGCGAAGCGCGTCAGCCGAGCGCCAGGGGAGCCTTGTCCATGCCACGGTCGATCGCCAGCGTCGCGGTTTTTTGCGGCTCGAATTTCGGCGACTCCGACGCCTATGCCGACGGTGCGCGGCGGCTCGGCCGCGCGTTGGCGGAAGCCGGCATCACCATGGTGTATGGCGGCACGACCAAGGGGCTGATGGGCGTCGTCGCCGATGCCCTGATCGAGGCGGGCCGCACGGCCCATGGCGTGATCACCGAAGCGCTGCGCCTGAAGGGCCACACGCACCCCGATCTTCACCGCAGCGAGATCGTCGCCACCTTGCGCAAACGCAAGGAGCGGATGGCCGAACTTGCGGATGCCTTCATCGCGATGCCGGGCGGCAAGAGATGATGGAAGTCTGGACCATGAACCAGCTCGCGGAGATCGACAAGCCGGTCGGTCTGCTGAACGTCGCGGATTTCTACCGGCCGTTCCTGGCCTTCATCGACCACATGGTGACCTGCAAATTCGTGCCGCCCGCGCACCGGCATTCGATCTGCGTCGATCCCGATCCTGCCGCGCTGATCGGCCAATTGCGCAACTTTGTCCGCAGCGACGTGCCAAAATGGCTGTGAGCGCGATCGCTCATTGTGCGTGCCATGTGAAGGATTTACGGCCCCAGCGTGACGGCTGGGGCCGCAGGAGGTGTTGTGCCTCTGGGGCAATGATCAGAGCACAGCCACCGAACGGCACACAGATGAGAAAGTTCCAACGTGGCCGGCTGTGCCGTGCTGCTATGCAGACCGGAAAGCTTGCAGGCTGCTACAGGGCCGTACCATGATGCTGGTGACCGGATCGAATGCGAGTCTCGGCCCGGGCACGAGCCCCCAAAGGGGGCCGGCCCACTTTTATTTGTAGCTGATTGTCTTGCCTTATGCTGATTGCCGTTCGGAGCTGAAATTGAATCACGACACGCTGGCCAAGCTCACCGTCACCATCATCGTCCTGGCCGCGCTGCTGGTGTGGCGTGTCGCCGACCAGAAGAAAGCGATCGCGTGCGGGACAAGCTGCCCGACCGACCTGTCGGCGAACCGCAAGCCTGCTGAGTAGGATCGGAACGGCTCGGCAGCGCAATTCAAGAGAGGCCGATCAGGCTGGTCGGTCGACGTCTCTCCCATTCAGCACGCAAGGCATTAGCGCTTCGCGGGTTCGCCGCTCTTGTTGCCAGGCAATCCCTTGATGTTGGAAGGGTCCTGTTGCCGGACGTGCTGGTTCTGCGAGCTTGAGCCCACCGTGCTTTCTCCTTTGGCGGGCGGCCCGCTCTTGTTGCCCGGAGCTCCGCTGATTCCGGTCCCGGAATTCTGGGCGCTCGGAGACGTCGCGGCATCCGTGGAACCGGTGCTTGCATCGGGGCGTCCCGGAGGCGTCGCGGCGGCGCCGGGGCGGTCCTGATCTCCGACATAGCCGGATTCGCCGGAGTTCCGTGTCTTGGCGCCCTTATCGGCCTCATTTTGCAGGTTCTGGGCGGCCGCGTGTTGAACCAGCACTGGCCCGACGGCCATGACACCGGCGATGAGCAGTGCGAGTGTACGGGTCCTCATGAGTGTCCTCCTCAAGATAGTCTCAGGACACACAACACGCGCGGCGACCAGCATTTCCTAGCCGCATCGAAAAAACGTTGCGACGGAACTGATGTGGCTGGCGAGGGGTACCTTCGTCTGCGATACCCGGCTGCTTGCGGCTCACAGCCCGTGACGGCGGTTGCGCTCGGCACGCAGCGAGCTGCCGACGAAGCCGACGTCCTCGATCCCACGGTAGATTTCCTTCGAGCAAAGCAGCAGCGTCACCGCGACGGCGCCGACCGCGACCAGTGTGGTCACCAGCAGGGGATTGTCGCAGAACGCATTGAGCAGGTTCTCGAGCGGGCCAGGCCCGCCTGGTCGGCGTGCGACACAGACCGAGGTCGTTGCCAGCGTCCAGCCGCCGAGTGTCACGCAGGCCGCGTTGACGCTGGCGAGTGCGATGATGACGACGGCGAGGCCCTTCCTGATCGACAGCGCGAGATCGACCAGCTTGATCACGGCGCAACATGCGACGACAAATCCCGTGGCCAGGATCCATCCCGGCATGCCTGCCGCCGGAGGCTGCACCCGAAGGCCCCACAAGCCGAGCGCGGCCACGCCAGTGAGCAGCGCGAGATTGAGCTTCACGGCCTCCGGAAACCGGCAGCGAAGCACGTAGGCGTTGAACTTCTCGATGAGGTCGAGCAGCGCGCAGCCGATCAGGCCCGCTGCGAAGCCGCCGAGATGCACGCCCCAGTCGATCCGCGAATTGCTGATCGCGAGCGCGATGTTCAGCCCGATGTTGATGGCGAAGAAGTCGAAGCGGACATCGAGCTTGCCGAGGATCCACAGGCAGAGCAAAGCGCCGAGAATGCCCGAGGTGGCGCCGGAAGCGCCGACCGTCAGGTAGGGCGTCGTGTGGGTCGCATTGCCGACGATGGCGCCGAACACCATCGCGCAAAGATAGATGATAACGAAGTAGGTCGGCCCGACCCGCCGCTCGAGATGCCCGCCCCACAGCACGAGACACAGCATGTTGGTGGCGAGATGAATGAAGTTGACGTGCAGGAAGCCGTAGGCGAACAGCCGCCAGTATTCGTGCCGTGCCAGTGCGGCCGTGTACATGGCGCCATCGCGGAACAGCAGCTCGGCCGGCGCCGATGCGCCGCCGGCCTGGATGAAGCAGAACCCCGAGGCCAGAACGGTCACCGTCATCAGCGCGTAGACCGCTGCGTGCGGGGTTTCGAAGAAGCCGGGGCTTGTGCGGTAAGCGGCCATGATGACAGCCAAACGAGGTGGGTTCCACAGCGTAGCGAAGCAGTCTGAAAATTGCTACTTCCGCGTGCTTCGCCGTGCCTCTATCGGCCATCGCGTGGTGCGTATATCGTCGCTGCCAAATCGAAGATCGGCCCGGCGTGCCGGGTCGTGACGTTATGTGGGGATGCGATGTCCGACATGCTGCTGTTTTCGCCGCTGACCATCCGCGGCGTCACGTTGAGGAACCGCATCGTGGTGCCGCCGATGCATCAATATTCGGCCGAGAAGGGCTTTCCGACCGACTGGCATCTGATGAATGCCGGCAAGTTCGCCGCCGGCGGCGCCGGTCTCGTGATCGTCGAATCGACCAAGGTCGAGCGGCGCGGTTGCGGAACGGTCGGCGATCTCGGCATCTGGGACGACAAGTTCGTCGCGCCGCTCGGCCGGCTCGTCAGCTTCATCAAGCAGCAGAACGCGACAGCCGGCATCCAGCTCGGCCATTCCGGCCGCAAGGCGCGCGCGAGCCGCCCGTGGGAGGGCGACCGGCCGCTCGAACGCAGCGCCGAGATCGAGGATTGGGATGCCTGGACGCCGGTGGCGCCGAGCGCGATCGCCCATAGCGAGCGCTGGCCGGTGCCGCGCGCGCTGGAGGCCCATGAGGTGAAGGACCTCGTCGCAGCCTGGGGGCAGGCGGCGCGGCGCGCGCACGACGCCGGATTCGATGTGCTGGAGCTGCACGGCGCCCATGGCTATCTCGTGCACGAATTCCTCTCCGCGCGCTCGAACCAGCGCAGCGACGAATATGGCGGCTCGGAAGCCAACCGGATGCGCTTCCTGATCGAGGTGACCGAGGCGGTGCGCGCCCACTGGCCGGATCACAAGCCGCTGTTCGTGCGGCTGTCAGTCGAGGACAATGCCGGCTGGGGTCCGGAACAGAGCGCGCGGCTAGCGGCGATCCTGAAGGCGAAGGGCGTCGACGTGATCGACTGCTCGTCGGGGGGAATCAGCGAGATGGCGCCGATCCTGGGCAAGGAGATCAAATACAACTATCAGGTGCCGCTGGCGGAATATGTCCGCCGCAATGCCGATATCATGACCATGGCGGTCGGCTTGATCATCCACGGTGACCAGGCCGAGCAAATCCTGCGTGACAAACAAGCAGATTTGATCGCGGTCGGCCGGGAAATCCTCAATAACCCCAATTGGCCGATGGATGCCGCGCTAAAACTCGGGGTTGAAGGGCCATTTCGCAATGTTCCTCCGCAGTTTGGCTATTGGTTGGGCACCCGGGCCAAGCGCGGATTCGGGACCCGGCCGTCGACCTGGCAGAACGGGTTGCAGGAGGATGGCCAGCGGCCGACCGGGATCTGACTTGAGGCTGACCTGGCGCTGATTAAATGCTGGTTTTGGGCTGACCAGGGCATCCTGACGGGACCGTAATGGTCCGGTGACAGGGCGGCCTTGATCCGACCAAAAAGCCGTTGTGTGGTGCCCCGCGTCGGGGTGAGGCGGGGCATATGTTGCGAAACGTTGCCGGCCGCTAGCGAAGGGATCACGGATAATGCGCAAACATGTTGGCTTCTTCCTCGGGACGGTTGCGGGTGCGTGTCTCACCCTGCTCGTGGCCTCGCCGCAGGGGGCGCATCTGTTCGCCGTCGCCAATGCCGCCGCGCATTCCGACAACACCTATTCGCAGCTCAATCTGTTCGGCGAGGTGTTCGAGAAAATCAAGACCGACTACGTCGAGAAGCCCGAGGACTCCAAGCTCGTCGAGGGTGCGATCAACGGCATGATCTCCTCGCTCGATCCGCACTCCCGCTACATGAACGAGAAGGGCTGGGCGGAGATGCAGGAGACCACGCATGGCGAGTTCGGCGGGCTCGGCATCGAGGTCACGATGGAGGACGGTTTCGTCAAGGTGGTAGCGCCGATCGACGACACGCCGGCCTCGCGCGCCGGCATCATGTCGGGCGACGTGATCACCTCGATCGACGACGAGCAGATCCAGGGCCTGACGCTCGACCAGGCCGTCAACAAGATGAAGGGCGCGCCCAACAGCTCGATCCGGCTGAAGATCATCCGCAAGGACGCCGACAAGCCGATCGAGATCTCGATCGTCAGAGAAATCATCCGCGTCCGCCCGGTGAAGTATCACGTCGAAGGCGGCGACATCGGCTATATCAGGATCACCTCGTTCAACGAGCAGACCACCGAGGGCCTGCGCAAGGCGATCGCGGAGGTCCAGAAGCAGGTCCCGCAGGACAAGCTCGCCGGCTATGTCGTCGACCTCCGCAACAATCCCGGTGGCCTGCTCGACCAGGCGGTCTCGGTGACCTCGACCTTGATGCAGCGCGGCGAGGTGGTCTCGACCCGCGGCCGCAATCCGGAAGAGACCCAGCGCTTCACCGCCCATGGCGGCGACATGACCAAGGGCAAGCCGCTCGTGGTGCTGATCAATGGCGGCTCGGCCTCGGCCTCCGAGATCGTCGCCGGCGCGCTGCACGACCACAAGCGCGCGACCCTGATCGGCACCCGCTCGTTCGGCAAGGGCTCGGTGCAAACAATCATTCCGCTCGGCGCCGGCAACGGCGCGCTGGCGCTGACCACGGCGCGCTATTTCACCCCATCGGGCCATTCGATCCAGGCGCTCGGCATCAAGCCCGACATCGAGGTGCTGCAGGACGTGCCTGACGAGTTCAAGACCCGTTCCGAGATCAAGGGCGAGGCCTCGATGCGCGGCCATCTCTCCGCCGAGGGCGCCGAGCAGACCGGCTCGCAATCCTACGTGCCGCCGGACGAGAAGAACGACAAGGCGCTGGCCGCGGCGTTCAACCAGCTGCGCGGCGTCACCGTGAACGCCGACGCCAAGAACGCGGACAAGGCCGCGCAGAAGCGGCCGGTGCCGAACTAGAACCTGATCCATGTAGCCTGGATGAAGCCATCGGGCGCGTTCGCGCGACCCGTTGGTTCCATCCGGGCGACGCAGCCGCCAAAATATCGAAAACAACCCCATGCAAAGTAGCCGGCGGCGGCTGGCGCTCGACCTGGCGATTTGACATGTCGGGCCTTTTCAGGGTATATTTCTAATATTCCGAAATCGTGAGGACGCCCCCCTCGAACTCCCGGCGTCCGAGAAGCCTTACGCCGCCCCGGCGACAGGCTTGCGCCGGCGCGCGGTGCCCGGGCCCGCGGCGGGGCCACGGCGATGTCCGGCCAGGAGCTCGCGGATCTGCGTGGCCGGCTTCGGCGGGCTGAACAGATAGCCCTGCATTTCCGAGCAGCCGAGCTCGCGCAGCAATTGCTGCTGCTGCGCGGTCTCGACGCCTTCCGCGGTCGTGGTCATGCTGCGCTCGGCGGCGATGTTGACGACGGCCTCGACGATGCCGGCCGAGCCTTCCGGGTCGGCGATGTCGGTGACGAAGCAGCGGTCGATCTTGATCTTGTCGAACGGGAAGCGCTTCAGATAGCTCAGCGACGAATAGCCGGTGCCGAAATCGTCGAGCGCGATCCTGATGCCGATGGCGCGGAGCTGGTGCAGCGCGGCCAGCGCCGTCTCGTCGTCGCGGATCAGCACCGCCTCGGTGATCTCGAGCTCCAGCCGGCCCGCCGACAGGCCCGATGCCGCCAGCGCCGCGATCACCTTGAGCGCCAGCGTGCCGGTCCGGAACTGGACCGGCGAGACGTTGACCGCGAGCCTGATGTGATCGGGCCAGTTCACGGCTTCCTTGCATGCCGTCATCAGCACCCATTCGCCAAGCTGGTTGATCAGGCCGGTCTCCTCGGCGATCGGCACGAACTCGGCCGGCGAGATCATGCCGCGCACCGGGTGGCGCCAGCGCACCAGCGCCTCGCAGCCGGTGATCTCGTTGCTGCGCAGGTCGACGCAGGGCTGGTAGTACACTTCGAGCCCGCTGCCCGCGGCGATGGTCTGCCGCAGCTCCATCTCGAGCTCGCGGCGGGCGCGGGCATCGGCGTCCATCGCCGGCTCGAAGAAGCGCGAGACGCGCCGGCCGGCCGACTTCGCCGCATACATCGCAAGGTCGGCGTTCTTCATGATCTGGTCGAGATCGGTACCGTCCTTCGGCGCCAGCGCGATTCCGATGCTGGCATCGGTCGTGACCTGGTGGCCGAGGCATTGATAGGGCGAGCGGATCACCTCATAGATGCGGGCGACGAGGTCGGTGACCTCGACCTCGCTCTTCACGCCGGTCTGCACGATCGCGAATTCGTCGCCGCCGAGCCGCGCGACGAAATCGCCGTCGCCGATCACGCCGCTTAGCGTCCGCGCAACCGACTTGAGCAGTTCATCGCCGACCATGTGGCCGAGCGAGTCATTGACGCCCTTGAACTCGTCGATGTCGATATAGAGCACCGCGAGCTGGCTGTCTGAT
This Bradyrhizobium sp. CCBAU 53421 DNA region includes the following protein-coding sequences:
- a CDS encoding HAD family phosphatase; protein product: MTSQLSPDSVDVLLFDIGRVVLDINFEKAMAHWAQQAGCAPADLATRFVVDDSFKHHEIGRIDDAAFFANLRRTLGIEITDAQFLEGWNAIFTGEMPGIARLLAAASERMPLDAFSNTNPAHVAHFSVLHAELLSHFRTVFLSSTIGFRKPDAEAYDHVVKAIGVPASRMLFFDDLAANIEGARARGLHAIHVTSTDDVARALTALGIEH
- a CDS encoding response regulator transcription factor; translation: MSTTARTIMLVDDHAVVREGYRAMLQKQPGLSVVAEASDGVEAYRLYKETGPDLVIMDLSMPGIGGIEAIRRLRQWDKRARILVFTMHQNAAFAVQAIRAGASGYVTKTSPPETLVHAVMDALAGRIAISPDIDHELALSRLAGETAAADLLTAREFEVLRMLLAEKTTDEIAEALHLSPKTVANLHSLIKDKLGVGTDIELVRLALRQGILTQIDLGER
- a CDS encoding ABC transporter substrate-binding protein; the protein is MTTPPLSRRSALGVLAGSLVAGNARAQTGAGAGPDLGGVTLRVAYYKGGWRPLLQAAGEDKTPYRIEWKELNNGVLHIEALNGDALDVGSGSEIPAMFAARQNAKVRFIAVTHEDLNIQVTVAAKDAPIHSIADLKGKRVGYVRATTAHYFLAKQLEEAGLAFSDIEAINLTPSDGYSAFASGKLDAWAIYGYNGQLAIAKQGARLLKTGVGYLSGNFPIYANPKAVDDPLRHAAVSDFLLRIQRAYAFANKNFPLYAAAQVAETHLPLQDILDQFARRSDDFSLAGVSPDVPETHQKVADTFLKLGVLDARAEVGKFWDTSFNDAIAAGAARLARS
- a CDS encoding sensor histidine kinase, translating into MWNWSGSDLKLRLTLRVAAVALLCFAAISGYFLIDADRSVRARIAAVADVAARTLELQQSKIQWLNNPRSEFPDLDSVAGSVMAPGLCLAFRSNSGEISQRFCGGTQTDTAAPPQAFAALYRRLFDPGREAVRPVLSRGQAIGEAVVWVDPAVLTAQAWHDAGRLMAVLMIALPLLCALVYAALSRALRPTRLIRDGLERIAAGDLAARLPPFDLAELSAIGDVFNQLAERLAAALSDRNALTQKLIVVQDEERRHLARELHDEFGQSLAAIRALAASARLTAAQDCPPLLAECDGIARTATDMMETLRGALFRLRPPDVDELGLAASLEGLIAGWNGRSRGQPRFEIAMSGSFERIPASAGANLYRIVQEALTNAAKHAGATRVLLRLQMREATSDGGDSEIVLAIDDDGGPSDPQFKSGMGLLGMRERVAALGGRLSFAAGQPNGSSLRVTVPVVTGPDTAPVERAA
- a CDS encoding amino acid ABC transporter substrate-binding protein, whose amino-acid sequence is MRLPAVLFALALAASPVAAEEPSGTLQKIKETKKVTLGFQEASVPFSYLDDNQRPIGFALDICLRIVDAVKKELGMPDIAVDYLPVTSSNRIPLMVNGTIDLHCSATTNSAERQKQVTFTNSHFLSATRFAAKKSSGINTIDDLKGKSVTAVAGSVNLTQLIKVNTERKLGINVLPAKDQAEAFLMLETDRAQAYALDDVQLAVAIARSKQPALYMISEEAFSKAEPFGIMLRREDAPFKALADRATAELYKSPEIEVMYRKWLEQPTPPNGINYNVAMSPALRNAFAHPSSSFDPDVYEVAK
- a CDS encoding DUF3280 domain-containing protein, which encodes MRQSRLVLHALALIGLLAGPCPLRAETGAAAASPLGVSIDDFSYVDTSGEVIDQTAAHQKRLDAFMAALRADVAAEPRYRLVAPTAPAGEARIKVVGGVQKMSTLIQWAKVAVIDAEASRVLYEKLYTFRGDNDEAWDHARMFVSREVRAVLAAALPAAQTAAVAPIGLAVFEFELEDNSAAPSSGLAGSDAATLADVTRGVRDRLAQSGRYRLVDTGGATAGPVKARALRDCDGCEAAIAQKLGADQSLIGVIRRVSRTEYTVGFQVRDARSGAVVSRGDSGLRMGADYSWTRGAVHLVGDRLLEGGTQH